The following are encoded together in the Leptospira stimsonii genome:
- a CDS encoding TerC family protein encodes MNQVNSGELTLIGIFTVVLGLLIYLDLFVLNKRAHKIPLRESVYWSLFWFSLAISFSILIYVMDHGPNDPDAGKTKSLEFITGYLLEYSLSVDNLFVFIMVFQKFRITPQYQPLILKWGIIGALIFRAFMIFVGAELITLFSWILYLFGILLLYTAAKMYVHKEEEEDFHPESSPIIKFAKKFLPMTHAHHPEKFVVKEHGNYLFTSTFITLLVVEFSDIMFALDSIPAIFSITTDAFIVYTSNIFAILGLRSLYFMLSGVMELFVFLKIGVSVLLAFVGVKLLLPLFSPYVFGYEVHIPILVSLGVIVGTLTLSILASVPHYLKTKNGN; translated from the coding sequence ATGAACCAAGTAAACTCCGGAGAATTGACGCTGATTGGAATCTTTACGGTGGTTTTAGGACTTCTCATCTATCTCGATCTCTTTGTCCTCAACAAACGAGCCCATAAAATTCCTCTCCGAGAATCGGTTTATTGGTCACTTTTCTGGTTCAGTCTCGCGATTTCGTTTAGCATTCTGATCTACGTTATGGATCACGGCCCGAACGATCCCGACGCAGGAAAAACAAAATCCCTCGAATTCATCACCGGTTATCTTTTGGAATACTCTCTTTCCGTGGACAACCTCTTCGTCTTCATCATGGTCTTTCAGAAGTTCCGGATCACTCCTCAGTATCAACCTCTGATTTTAAAATGGGGAATCATCGGAGCCTTGATCTTCCGAGCGTTTATGATCTTTGTCGGAGCGGAACTCATTACGCTATTCAGTTGGATTCTCTATCTTTTCGGAATTCTTCTTCTCTATACCGCGGCAAAGATGTATGTTCATAAGGAAGAAGAGGAAGACTTTCATCCGGAATCTTCTCCGATCATCAAGTTTGCGAAGAAGTTTCTTCCGATGACGCACGCGCATCACCCGGAAAAGTTCGTGGTCAAGGAACACGGAAACTATCTTTTTACTTCCACCTTCATCACGTTGCTCGTCGTCGAGTTCAGCGATATCATGTTCGCGTTGGATTCGATCCCGGCGATCTTTTCAATCACGACCGACGCGTTTATCGTTTATACTTCGAATATCTTTGCGATCCTAGGACTTCGTTCCCTTTACTTTATGCTTTCGGGCGTGATGGAACTATTTGTCTTTCTCAAAATAGGAGTGAGTGTCTTGCTCGCCTTCGTGGGAGTAAAACTTCTTCTTCCTCTTTTTTCACCTTACGTTTTCGGATACGAGGTTCATATCCCGATCCTTGTCTCCTTAGGAGTGATCGTAGGAACTCTTACACTTTCGATTTTAGCGTCCGTTCCGCATTATCTCAAAACCAAAAATGGAAATTGA
- a CDS encoding methylmalonyl-CoA mutase family protein: MANEKLFTDFPPVTREAWMAVIQKDLKGADFEKKLVWETAEGFKIQPVYTKEDISDKQWLTSNLPGTFPFARSTRKFVQDWSIRQDFDSSSVAEANRLAKEAAKNGVTAIGFVIENKTSPQKGIPVNSSKDLEALIDGLPLDQVTLHFIAEERSPEIFSWLPKGKVLVGGLGYDPFRILLKHGRSGKHSISALKEILESFASTWPHFRGLNVDSSSFRDAGSTISEELAFTLSAGAEYVQQLREAGMSVDTIASQMIFEFSIGPDYFLEIAKFRAARILWAEILKEFEPKEESSLHAFLSAHTCRYNYSAYDPNVNMLRATTEAMSAAIGGCEVINVSPYDSILKTSDSFSLRIARNIQLLMKHESHVDKVVDPSAGSYYLESLTDSITKKAWEIFCEIESAGGFLEAVKKGIVQKKISESRKKKEDNLAIRKEILLGTNQYPNGEDRISVSALNVHGLSGTIESVAGEITCETIPEFRAGAGIEEIRIKTEGFAKKNGKTPTVLLLPMGDLKMKKARAIFSQNFLACAGYKVVDPGSYATPEEALQGLKEHNADVVVLCSSDEEVSGLVDSVFSVLKKQNPNLLGIVAGNPVEQIDSIKSKGIELFIHVKSQHLETLKNIQKRLGIQ, encoded by the coding sequence ATGGCAAACGAGAAATTATTTACCGACTTCCCCCCGGTCACTCGGGAAGCGTGGATGGCGGTCATCCAAAAAGATCTCAAGGGCGCGGACTTTGAGAAAAAACTGGTTTGGGAAACTGCGGAAGGATTTAAGATCCAACCCGTTTATACAAAGGAAGACATTTCAGACAAACAATGGCTGACTTCCAATCTTCCGGGAACCTTTCCTTTTGCGAGATCCACAAGAAAGTTCGTCCAAGACTGGAGCATCCGTCAGGACTTTGATTCTTCTTCCGTCGCGGAAGCGAATCGCCTCGCAAAAGAAGCCGCGAAAAACGGCGTGACCGCAATCGGATTTGTCATCGAAAACAAAACCTCTCCACAAAAAGGAATCCCGGTAAATTCTTCCAAGGATTTGGAAGCTCTGATCGACGGACTTCCTTTGGATCAAGTCACACTTCACTTCATCGCGGAAGAAAGATCGCCTGAAATTTTCTCTTGGCTTCCGAAAGGCAAGGTCCTTGTGGGCGGACTCGGCTATGATCCGTTTCGGATTCTTCTCAAACACGGAAGATCGGGAAAACATTCGATTTCTGCGCTTAAGGAAATCTTAGAATCATTCGCGTCGACTTGGCCGCATTTCCGAGGACTCAACGTGGATTCTTCCAGCTTTCGAGACGCAGGTTCTACGATCTCCGAAGAATTGGCCTTCACGTTATCCGCTGGTGCAGAATACGTCCAACAACTTCGAGAAGCGGGAATGTCCGTGGATACGATCGCCTCACAGATGATTTTTGAATTCTCCATCGGTCCCGATTACTTTTTGGAGATCGCAAAGTTTCGCGCCGCGAGAATTTTGTGGGCGGAGATTCTCAAAGAATTCGAACCCAAAGAAGAATCTTCTCTTCACGCGTTTTTATCTGCTCACACTTGCCGTTACAACTACAGCGCCTACGATCCAAACGTGAATATGCTTCGTGCGACGACGGAAGCGATGTCCGCCGCGATCGGCGGTTGCGAAGTGATCAACGTTTCTCCGTACGATAGTATATTAAAAACTTCTGATTCTTTTTCTTTGAGAATCGCGAGAAACATCCAGCTCCTCATGAAACACGAATCCCACGTCGACAAAGTCGTCGATCCGTCCGCGGGTTCGTATTATCTCGAATCTCTTACCGATTCGATCACAAAAAAGGCTTGGGAAATTTTCTGCGAGATCGAATCCGCAGGCGGATTCTTAGAAGCCGTAAAAAAAGGAATCGTCCAAAAGAAGATCTCCGAATCCAGAAAGAAGAAGGAAGACAATCTCGCGATCCGAAAAGAAATTCTTCTCGGAACCAATCAATACCCGAACGGAGAAGATCGAATTTCCGTAAGCGCGCTCAACGTACACGGACTTTCCGGAACGATCGAATCGGTCGCCGGAGAAATCACCTGTGAAACGATTCCCGAATTCAGAGCCGGAGCCGGAATCGAAGAGATTCGGATCAAGACCGAAGGTTTTGCGAAGAAGAACGGAAAAACTCCGACGGTTCTTCTGCTTCCGATGGGAGATTTGAAGATGAAGAAGGCAAGAGCCATCTTCTCCCAAAACTTTCTTGCCTGCGCCGGTTATAAGGTGGTCGATCCGGGAAGTTATGCGACACCGGAAGAAGCCCTGCAAGGTTTGAAGGAACACAACGCCGACGTCGTAGTCCTTTGTTCCAGTGACGAGGAGGTTTCGGGACTGGTAGATTCTGTCTTTTCCGTTCTCAAAAAACAAAACCCAAATCTTTTAGGAATCGTAGCGGGAAATCCCGTGGAACAAATCGATTCCATCAAATCCAAAGGAATCGAATTGTTTATCCACGTAAAATCCCAACATTTAGAAACTCTGAAGAACATTCAGAAAAGGCTGGGCATCCAATGA
- the scpA gene encoding methylmalonyl-CoA mutase, producing MKRPSFDPKRYAPQGNKTVSKSDWEKSALDELGLGSIDPKIWNTPEKIPVKPVYTAEDLAGMEHLDYCAGIPPYLRGPYSTMYVQQPWTIRQYAGFSTAEESNAFYRRNLAAGQKGLSVAFDLATHRGYDSDHERVVGDVGKAGVAIDSILDMKILFDQIPLDQMSVSMTMNGAVIPILAFYIVAAEEQGVSADKLSGTIQNDILKEFMVRNTYIYPPGPSMKIIADIFKYTSDFMPKFNSISISGYHMQEAGATADIELAYTLADGLEYLRTGIKAGMDVDTFAPRLSFFWAIGMNHFMEIAKMRAGRLLWAKLVKQFNPKNLKSLALRTHCQTSGWSLTEQDPFNNVARTCIEALAAALGHTQSLHTNALDEAIALPTDFSARIARNTQIFLQEETNIHRVVDPWGGSYYVESLTHSLAHRAWELIEEVEKLGGIAKAIETGIPKMRIEEAAARKQAKIDSGRDVIVGVNRYKAVEEKPLDILDIDNTAVRESQLRRLAELKKNRNGADVTAALDAITKCAGGGEGNLLALAVDAARKRATLGEISYAMEKVFGRYQATIRSISGVYSSEIEDDPDFKRAKELSDKFAILEGRRPRIMVAKMGQDGHDRGAKVISTSFADMGFDVDIGPLFQTPAEAAKQAVENDVHILGVSSLAAGHKTLVPQVIGELKKLGREDIMVIAGGVIPQQDYDTLYKAGVTGIFGPGTKISKAAADILELLIKDLESSKVNV from the coding sequence ATGAAACGTCCGAGTTTTGATCCAAAACGTTATGCGCCACAGGGAAACAAAACGGTTTCCAAATCCGACTGGGAAAAGTCTGCTCTGGACGAGTTAGGTCTCGGTTCCATCGATCCGAAGATTTGGAACACTCCCGAAAAGATTCCCGTAAAACCGGTTTATACTGCGGAAGACCTCGCCGGTATGGAACACCTCGACTACTGCGCGGGAATCCCTCCTTATTTGCGCGGACCCTATTCCACGATGTATGTCCAACAACCTTGGACGATCCGTCAATACGCGGGTTTTTCCACGGCGGAAGAATCCAACGCATTCTATCGTAGAAACTTAGCGGCGGGACAAAAAGGTCTTTCGGTCGCGTTCGACTTGGCGACTCACAGAGGATACGATTCCGATCACGAACGTGTGGTCGGCGATGTCGGTAAGGCCGGGGTCGCGATCGATTCGATTCTCGACATGAAGATTTTATTCGATCAGATTCCTCTGGATCAGATGTCCGTTTCGATGACGATGAACGGCGCCGTGATTCCTATATTAGCGTTTTATATCGTAGCCGCGGAAGAACAAGGTGTGAGTGCGGATAAACTTTCCGGAACGATCCAGAACGACATTCTGAAAGAATTCATGGTTCGCAATACGTACATCTATCCTCCCGGACCTTCGATGAAGATCATCGCGGATATCTTTAAATACACTTCGGACTTTATGCCCAAGTTCAACTCGATCTCGATTTCGGGTTATCATATGCAGGAAGCCGGAGCGACAGCGGACATCGAACTCGCCTACACTCTCGCAGACGGACTCGAATATCTTCGAACCGGAATCAAGGCAGGAATGGACGTGGATACGTTCGCGCCTCGTTTGTCCTTTTTCTGGGCGATCGGAATGAATCACTTTATGGAAATCGCAAAGATGCGCGCCGGTCGTCTTCTCTGGGCGAAACTCGTAAAACAATTCAATCCTAAGAATCTAAAGTCCCTCGCGCTCCGAACGCACTGTCAGACATCCGGTTGGAGTTTGACCGAGCAGGATCCGTTCAACAACGTTGCAAGAACTTGTATCGAAGCCTTGGCGGCCGCGCTTGGACATACGCAGTCCCTTCACACGAACGCGCTCGACGAAGCGATCGCGCTTCCGACGGACTTCTCCGCGAGAATTGCGAGAAACACGCAGATCTTTTTGCAGGAAGAAACGAACATCCACCGCGTCGTCGATCCTTGGGGCGGTTCCTACTATGTGGAATCTCTCACTCATTCTCTCGCGCACCGCGCTTGGGAACTCATCGAAGAAGTCGAAAAGTTAGGCGGAATCGCGAAGGCGATCGAAACCGGAATTCCTAAGATGAGAATCGAGGAAGCCGCCGCGCGCAAACAAGCCAAGATCGATTCCGGAAGAGACGTGATCGTCGGAGTCAATCGTTACAAGGCGGTCGAGGAAAAACCCTTAGACATATTAGATATCGATAATACTGCCGTGAGAGAATCTCAGCTCCGAAGACTCGCGGAGTTAAAGAAGAATCGAAACGGCGCCGACGTGACCGCCGCGCTCGACGCGATCACAAAATGCGCCGGTGGCGGAGAAGGAAATCTTCTCGCCTTGGCGGTGGACGCCGCCCGCAAACGTGCGACCCTCGGCGAAATCTCCTACGCTATGGAAAAAGTATTCGGAAGATATCAAGCAACGATCCGATCGATCTCGGGAGTTTATTCTTCCGAAATCGAAGACGATCCGGATTTCAAAAGGGCCAAAGAACTTTCGGATAAGTTTGCGATCCTCGAAGGAAGACGGCCTAGAATCATGGTCGCGAAGATGGGACAGGACGGACACGATCGAGGTGCGAAAGTCATCTCCACGAGTTTTGCGGATATGGGATTCGACGTTGATATAGGCCCTCTCTTCCAAACACCGGCGGAAGCGGCGAAACAAGCCGTAGAAAACGACGTACATATCCTAGGAGTTTCGAGTTTGGCGGCGGGTCACAAAACTCTTGTGCCGCAAGTGATTGGAGAATTGAAAAAACTCGGAAGAGAGGACATCATGGTCATCGCGGGCGGAGTGATTCCACAACAAGATTATGATACTCTTTATAAGGCGGGAGTTACCGGAATCTTCGGGCCGGGAACAAAAATCTCCAAAGCGGCCGCGGATATCTTAGAACTTCTCATTAAAGATTTAGAATCTTCTAAAGTAAACGTTTAG
- the meaB gene encoding methylmalonyl Co-A mutase-associated GTPase MeaB, producing the protein MSGLESSGVSSGGVRSTGIRRKALPSAEEFVKGILSGDKMILARAITLVESSLPAHKELAEKIIDACLSHSGNSIRIGITGIPGVGKSTFIEAFGMHVISQGKKLAVLTIDPSSQISGGSILGDKTRMFELSKNQSAFIRPSPSGDSLGGVARKTRETIYLCEAAGFDTIFVETVGVGQSETAVHSMVDLFLLLLIAGAGDELQGIKRGIMEMADLFAVTKADGENKTRAELTRVETQSAIHFFPSNENGWTPKVLSCSAVTKEGISEIWTQILEYEKTLKSNGFFETRRTDQAKYWLEETVSEHLMGDFYARMKDLYQDMEDKVSQHKISSFQAAEKLIQEYRKRNHN; encoded by the coding sequence TTGAGCGGGTTAGAATCATCGGGAGTTTCTTCCGGCGGAGTCCGATCCACCGGAATCCGCAGAAAAGCCCTTCCTTCTGCGGAAGAATTCGTAAAAGGAATTCTTTCCGGAGATAAGATGATTCTTGCTCGTGCGATTACGCTCGTCGAAAGTTCACTCCCCGCTCACAAAGAACTCGCTGAAAAAATCATCGACGCTTGTCTTTCCCATTCCGGAAATTCTATCAGAATCGGAATCACAGGGATTCCCGGAGTCGGGAAAAGTACGTTCATCGAAGCTTTCGGAATGCACGTGATCTCGCAGGGGAAAAAACTAGCGGTCCTGACGATCGATCCTTCAAGTCAGATTTCCGGAGGAAGTATTCTCGGAGATAAAACGAGAATGTTCGAGTTGTCCAAAAACCAATCCGCATTCATACGTCCTTCTCCTTCCGGAGATTCTTTGGGCGGGGTCGCAAGAAAAACCCGGGAGACGATCTATCTCTGTGAAGCCGCAGGCTTTGATACGATCTTTGTGGAAACCGTCGGAGTCGGACAATCCGAAACGGCGGTGCATTCCATGGTGGATTTGTTTTTGCTTCTTTTGATCGCGGGTGCGGGTGACGAACTCCAAGGGATCAAAAGAGGAATTATGGAAATGGCGGATCTTTTCGCCGTGACCAAAGCCGACGGGGAAAACAAAACCCGAGCCGAACTCACCCGCGTGGAAACACAATCCGCGATTCATTTTTTTCCTTCCAATGAGAACGGATGGACCCCGAAGGTGCTTTCCTGTTCGGCAGTGACCAAGGAAGGAATCTCGGAAATCTGGACACAAATATTAGAATATGAGAAAACTCTAAAGTCCAACGGATTTTTTGAAACCCGAAGAACCGATCAGGCGAAATATTGGCTGGAAGAAACCGTGTCCGAACATTTGATGGGAGACTTTTACGCCCGAATGAAGGACCTCTATCAGGATATGGAGGACAAGGTCAGTCAGCACAAGATCAGTTCCTTCCAGGCCGCGGAAAAATTAATTCAAGAATACAGAAAAAGAAATCATAATTAG
- a CDS encoding LIC20211 family lipoprotein, translating to MRSFQIFAFILCLFILTNCATSSAGLATSNIPVADRKYKVIGPVEGHKSWNTFDMAIVGIPLSEPPIDKLVNSMLTEKEADALINIRYWTDKYILLFITVNRLHINAEAIKFEDQLNDQSGKKRTK from the coding sequence ATGAGATCGTTTCAGATTTTCGCTTTTATTCTTTGTTTATTCATCCTTACAAATTGCGCCACTTCCTCGGCGGGACTGGCGACCAGTAATATTCCCGTAGCGGATCGCAAATACAAGGTGATCGGTCCGGTGGAAGGCCACAAAAGTTGGAACACGTTCGATATGGCGATCGTAGGCATTCCGCTTTCGGAACCTCCGATCGACAAACTCGTCAATTCAATGTTAACGGAAAAAGAAGCGGATGCACTCATCAACATTCGGTATTGGACGGACAAATATATTCTTCTTTTTATTACCGTAAACAGACTCCATATCAACGCAGAAGCGATCAAATTCGAGGATCAACTCAATGATCAATCCGGTAAAAAGAGAACTAAATAA
- a CDS encoding TonB-dependent receptor, translated as MKLIRNLLVILLAFPAGELFAEVSFRARIYSRSKNSGESNVSVRVSETKKFYQTDAEGYFEATVPSSGTYTFRILRDTGMQEIRQEVGESSDTVLIYTDPASVSGGVTKGGINVTGEREKQLMSRTKLRFEEIKRMPGTFGEPLRSIETIPGVVPVSAFGGGASNYVFRGADPNTNLYLYDDLPILYPFHFDGLTATINGNLIKSMDVYTGVLPSNFNNALGGVIEIESPDKVQKTSGNFLTSLWAASANYQTTFAGGKGYVLGAVKVGYIDKTFETLGNLSGGSLLPDGVRLPRYTDSQVKMVYNFNDQHQISFYSLTAKDDFALNPPAKPQNDPTKDQLAAFAGGNLSAGQGYRTQAFRYTWRASEKFTNRITFISYDPFADVNVSLGSIKGKQRATGAYNSIRQDAYWDPNKYFSAEFGSEVRFLNYKTTGTTIQQTDPNNPDPNPYDTASPDFRTVPDTNRVRSKYFNAYTTMKFKFGGLLIEPGARYDYIPYIKNGALGPRAQVSYKFEGIGKGTTIFGGGGEHYNFPLSTQFSEQSGNPHLKFQKAVKYGGGIDQQVTSDWQVKGEVFKQEFSNLIVTDPYITEIIGTNPDQYGKITQPYILNKPLNYSNNGSGRSHGYEFVVRKTAAPGTRDWFGWISYTWSQTFRNPNIYKPDGLLAPVATGPEQRLLAQSYHNSKETLYDYDRTHIINVVFGWRFSQEWQFGARWSYLTSTPITPITGDDGGAFSNPANGQIIWVPQSANNPYLADYTNTKRLADYHRLDIRFDRFLNYEWGYVNTFFEVINVYMRQNVSGENFDVTRPFSATNPKPSQTFGTLTLPGGTVIPFFNIGIEVKF; from the coding sequence ATGAAACTCATTCGAAACTTATTAGTCATTCTTCTTGCTTTTCCCGCCGGGGAACTTTTCGCCGAAGTTTCCTTTCGTGCCCGTATTTATTCTCGAAGTAAGAATTCAGGGGAGTCGAACGTAAGCGTTCGTGTTTCGGAGACCAAAAAATTCTACCAAACGGATGCGGAAGGTTATTTTGAAGCCACGGTTCCTTCTTCGGGAACTTATACGTTTCGGATTCTCAGAGATACAGGGATGCAGGAGATTCGTCAAGAGGTCGGAGAATCTTCGGATACCGTTTTGATTTACACCGATCCGGCTTCCGTTTCCGGAGGCGTAACGAAGGGCGGAATCAACGTCACCGGTGAACGGGAAAAACAACTCATGTCCCGGACCAAACTTCGCTTTGAAGAAATCAAACGAATGCCCGGAACTTTCGGAGAACCTCTGCGTTCGATCGAAACGATTCCCGGAGTTGTTCCCGTTTCCGCTTTCGGAGGCGGTGCGAGCAACTATGTTTTCCGAGGCGCCGATCCGAATACGAACCTTTATCTCTACGACGATCTTCCGATTCTTTATCCGTTTCACTTCGACGGTTTGACCGCGACGATCAACGGGAACTTGATCAAGTCGATGGACGTTTATACGGGTGTTCTTCCTTCTAATTTTAACAACGCGCTCGGTGGGGTGATCGAAATCGAATCTCCCGATAAGGTCCAGAAGACGTCCGGAAATTTTTTGACTTCTCTCTGGGCGGCTTCCGCAAACTATCAAACCACTTTTGCGGGCGGGAAAGGTTACGTCCTCGGCGCGGTAAAGGTTGGTTATATCGACAAGACGTTTGAAACGTTAGGCAATCTTTCCGGAGGAAGTCTTCTTCCGGACGGCGTTCGTTTGCCGCGTTATACGGATTCTCAAGTGAAGATGGTCTATAACTTCAACGATCAGCATCAGATCTCATTCTATTCTTTGACCGCAAAAGACGACTTCGCATTAAATCCCCCGGCAAAACCGCAGAACGATCCTACCAAAGATCAATTGGCCGCGTTTGCGGGTGGAAATCTTTCGGCGGGTCAGGGTTATCGAACACAAGCATTTCGTTATACCTGGAGAGCTTCCGAAAAATTTACGAATCGGATCACGTTCATCAGTTATGATCCGTTCGCAGACGTGAACGTTTCTCTCGGGTCGATCAAAGGGAAACAGAGAGCCACGGGAGCTTACAATAGCATTCGACAAGACGCATATTGGGATCCGAATAAATATTTTTCCGCGGAGTTCGGCTCCGAGGTTCGTTTTTTGAATTACAAAACAACGGGTACTACGATCCAACAAACCGATCCGAACAATCCGGATCCGAACCCGTACGATACGGCGAGTCCCGATTTTCGAACCGTTCCCGATACAAATCGAGTCCGCAGTAAATACTTCAACGCTTATACTACGATGAAATTCAAGTTCGGCGGTCTTCTCATCGAGCCGGGCGCAAGATACGATTATATTCCTTATATAAAAAACGGAGCCTTAGGTCCTAGGGCGCAGGTCTCCTACAAATTCGAAGGAATCGGGAAAGGAACTACGATCTTCGGTGGAGGAGGAGAACACTATAACTTCCCTCTGAGTACTCAATTTTCCGAACAGAGCGGAAACCCACATTTGAAATTTCAGAAAGCTGTGAAATACGGAGGCGGGATCGATCAACAGGTTACTTCCGATTGGCAGGTCAAAGGAGAGGTTTTTAAACAAGAATTCTCCAACTTGATCGTAACCGATCCGTATATTACGGAAATCATAGGGACCAATCCTGATCAGTACGGAAAAATCACACAACCGTACATTCTCAATAAACCTTTGAATTATTCCAATAACGGAAGCGGTCGTTCCCACGGTTATGAATTTGTGGTTCGTAAAACAGCGGCCCCCGGAACGAGAGATTGGTTCGGGTGGATCTCTTACACTTGGTCTCAAACATTCAGAAATCCTAATATTTATAAGCCGGACGGGTTGCTCGCCCCCGTTGCGACCGGACCGGAACAAAGGTTGCTCGCTCAGTCGTATCATAACTCGAAGGAAACGTTATACGATTACGATCGGACTCATATCATCAACGTTGTTTTCGGTTGGAGATTCAGCCAGGAATGGCAGTTCGGCGCACGTTGGTCCTATTTGACCTCCACTCCGATTACTCCGATTACGGGAGACGACGGAGGCGCTTTTTCCAATCCGGCGAACGGTCAGATCATTTGGGTTCCTCAGTCCGCAAACAATCCGTATCTTGCGGATTATACGAACACGAAACGTCTCGCCGATTATCATCGCCTAGACATTCGTTTCGACCGATTCTTAAATTACGAATGGGGTTACGTGAATACGTTCTTTGAAGTGATCAACGTATACATGAGACAAAACGTTTCCGGAGAAAATTTTGACGTTACGCGCCCTTTCTCCGCGACGAACCCGAAACCGAGTCAAACATTCGGAACTCTGACATTGCCGGGTGGAACCGTGATTCCATTCTTCAATATCGGGATCGAGGTGAAGTTCTGA
- a CDS encoding MotA/TolQ/ExbB proton channel family protein, with protein sequence MTMFLVEYGETFIFIIMLIASIVALAVGTERILIFRKNLKNTDAILPVLTSEIRNGNLDSVKSLAAENPGNIYAKFSQFSVENFSAGHEGLSELQEGRIIGERIELENHLSILNTLGNNAPFIGLLGTVLGVIKAFYGLGTLGSTGAEFVMRSISTALLATAAGLGVAIPVVMANNYFTRKLKVIQANLEILSREFLASLSRKK encoded by the coding sequence ATGACCATGTTTTTAGTTGAATACGGCGAAACTTTCATTTTTATTATTATGTTGATTGCAAGTATCGTCGCCCTCGCAGTAGGAACGGAAAGAATTCTCATCTTTCGTAAGAACCTAAAAAATACGGACGCAATTCTTCCGGTTCTTACCTCCGAAATTAGAAACGGAAACTTGGATTCGGTCAAATCTCTCGCGGCGGAAAATCCGGGAAATATCTACGCTAAATTCTCCCAATTCTCCGTCGAAAACTTCAGCGCGGGCCACGAAGGTCTTTCCGAACTTCAGGAAGGAAGAATCATAGGAGAAAGAATCGAATTGGAAAATCATCTTTCGATTCTAAATACTCTGGGAAACAACGCCCCTTTTATCGGTCTCTTAGGTACGGTCTTAGGTGTGATCAAGGCATTTTACGGTTTGGGAACGTTAGGAAGTACAGGAGCCGAGTTCGTGATGAGAAGTATTTCGACAGCGCTTCTCGCGACCGCCGCCGGTTTAGGAGTTGCGATTCCGGTTGTAATGGCCAATAACTATTTTACTCGTAAACTGAAAGTCATTCAGGCCAATTTGGAAATTCTTTCCAGAGAATTTCTTGCAAGCCTTTCTCGTAAAAAGTAA
- a CDS encoding ExbD/TolR family protein: MAGTTPSGDGDEIGNINITPMVDVILVLLVIFMVTANFLKKESININLPKVAAADPNVAQSVQVALTKDGKILLEGADTSIERLKAQLERDSKIRPNMRLTLSADSSLPYGKIAETMGVIRRAGVTKIALSVKR; this comes from the coding sequence ATGGCAGGAACTACTCCATCCGGCGACGGAGATGAAATAGGCAATATCAATATCACTCCCATGGTGGATGTGATCTTGGTGCTTTTGGTTATTTTTATGGTAACCGCGAACTTTTTAAAAAAAGAATCCATCAATATCAATCTTCCGAAGGTCGCGGCCGCGGATCCGAACGTGGCGCAATCCGTACAAGTGGCTTTGACCAAAGACGGTAAAATTCTTTTGGAAGGAGCGGATACTTCGATCGAAAGGTTGAAAGCTCAGTTGGAACGGGATTCTAAGATCAGACCGAATATGCGTCTGACTCTTTCCGCGGATTCATCTTTGCCTTACGGTAAGATCGCGGAAACGATGGGAGTGATTCGAAGAGCGGGCGTTACTAAAATCGCCCTTTCGGTTAAACGTTAG
- a CDS encoding energy transducer TonB — MVSVPEIKQKILKFGLFKFCLIASFVLHTVTIGAYFIATYIPDSEISSDDLEAQDVEVDLEEIPPELIGGTSSPAPVEKQEWVEGSNQNADDPIDEDLNPNALSGNGTDKDGYLFSYNGDKTPTPIIDFDLRDFFPAQAKSAGIVSKQVVVIVQIDEQGNLQGAKVASGKAGFGFDEAAIKIVKMARWSPGYVQGRPTRMSHRVPISFNLED, encoded by the coding sequence ATGGTAAGCGTTCCCGAAATCAAACAGAAGATTCTCAAGTTTGGTCTATTCAAATTTTGTCTGATTGCGTCTTTTGTTTTGCATACGGTCACGATCGGCGCCTATTTTATCGCGACCTATATTCCGGACTCGGAAATTTCATCCGATGATTTGGAAGCACAGGACGTGGAAGTGGATTTGGAAGAAATTCCTCCGGAATTGATCGGTGGAACCTCTTCTCCCGCCCCCGTTGAAAAACAAGAATGGGTAGAAGGTTCCAATCAAAACGCGGACGATCCGATCGACGAAGATTTGAATCCGAACGCTCTTTCCGGAAACGGAACCGATAAGGACGGATATTTATTTTCGTATAACGGCGACAAAACGCCGACTCCGATCATCGACTTCGATCTGAGGGATTTTTTTCCGGCCCAGGCGAAGTCGGCAGGAATCGTATCCAAACAAGTCGTCGTTATCGTTCAGATTGACGAACAAGGCAATCTTCAAGGAGCGAAGGTCGCCTCGGGGAAAGCCGGGTTTGGATTCGACGAGGCCGCGATAAAGATCGTAAAGATGGCTCGTTGGAGTCCGGGTTACGTGCAAGGACGTCCTACAAGAATGTCTCACAGAGTTCCGATTTCGTTTAATCTCGAGGACTGA